A window of the Myxococcus fulvus genome harbors these coding sequences:
- a CDS encoding MTAP family purine nucleoside phosphorylase codes for MAVRVGIIGSHGLEHLLGFNGRLETHTLETPFGPHAGPLFSGELDGVSVVYVPRHGQGHLFNATRAPYRANLFALKQLGVTHVLSTSTVGSLQEHLPPMQLVVPDQVIDRTYRRPCTFYDDVAVHVELGQPFCATLRKALSNAALASNAVVATQATYVCIEGPALSTRAESLLYRTWGGDLVGMTAMPEARLAREAELHYALVALPTDYDSWQAPPEGQEHEALLARLSHNVQAVTSKGATLIRRALARIAETPVTCRCDSALAMALWTERSRIPDEVRSRLRPLLGRYLPPNVV; via the coding sequence ATGGCTGTCAGGGTGGGCATCATCGGGAGCCATGGTCTGGAACACCTCCTGGGGTTCAATGGTCGTCTGGAGACCCACACCCTCGAAACGCCCTTCGGTCCCCATGCGGGGCCGCTGTTCTCCGGGGAGTTGGACGGCGTCTCCGTCGTCTACGTTCCACGCCACGGCCAGGGCCACCTCTTCAACGCCACCCGCGCCCCCTACCGCGCCAACCTGTTCGCGCTGAAGCAGCTGGGCGTCACGCACGTGCTCTCCACCAGCACCGTGGGCAGCCTCCAGGAGCACCTGCCGCCGATGCAGCTCGTCGTGCCGGACCAGGTCATCGACCGGACCTACCGGCGCCCCTGCACCTTCTACGACGACGTGGCCGTGCACGTGGAGCTGGGCCAGCCCTTCTGCGCGACGCTGCGCAAGGCGCTGTCCAACGCCGCCCTCGCCTCCAACGCCGTGGTGGCCACCCAGGCCACGTATGTCTGCATCGAGGGCCCCGCGCTCAGCACACGCGCGGAGAGCCTGCTGTACCGCACCTGGGGCGGGGACCTGGTGGGCATGACCGCCATGCCCGAGGCGCGGCTCGCCCGGGAGGCGGAGCTGCACTACGCCCTGGTGGCGCTGCCCACCGACTACGACTCCTGGCAGGCCCCTCCGGAGGGCCAGGAGCACGAGGCCCTCCTGGCGCGGCTGTCGCACAACGTGCAGGCCGTCACCTCCAAGGGCGCCACCCTCATCCGCCGCGCGCTCGCGCGCATCGCCGAGACGCCCGTCACCTGCCGGTGTGACTCCGCGCTGGCCATGGCGTTGTGGACCGAACGCTCCCGCATCCCCGACGAGGTCCGCTCGCGGCTTCGTCCACTGCTGGGCAGATACCTCCCGCCGAACGTCGTCTAG
- a CDS encoding endo alpha-1,4 polygalactosaminidase, translating into MRVAMKWLLAWTWLALLAACGDKATHDDFDTGQDAILPDARTLPCTTLQFERGALPSGQSVQGLNTQTLSGTQDRWAEYVEFAPNSSATCTHPLPTGVSADSVVAAEVGVNYRGPAKAQMRWVIEAWDYSTNSWALVGDNTFAQSWRWTATSLALPTPARFLAGGPVKLRYRTDSTADASLLDLLVVRVQVAASDAGTPTDAGTPTDAGTPTDAGTPIDAGTPTDAGTQVPWSNVKSFTYQLTNYPQGKLDAIAASKFDLAIVELVRDGSSGYFTAAEISALKARGKQVLAYFEIGAIEEYRPEWSQVPADLKLGPVSGWPDEQYVKYWDERWWPIVQGRIDRALAAGFNGCYLDMVVTYEEIPANSAGTNRADLARKMVALIARINTYAKARNPDFKVVPQNSPELVDDPAYLPAIDGLGMEDMYWSDDVACDEGWCEENRTNAARVRAAGKLVLSTDYATQSAHVADAYTRSRAAGFVPYVTVRALDRVTVNAGWDPQ; encoded by the coding sequence ATGCGAGTCGCGATGAAGTGGTTGTTGGCTTGGACCTGGCTGGCCCTGCTGGCCGCGTGTGGCGACAAGGCCACGCACGATGATTTCGACACCGGACAGGACGCCATCCTGCCCGACGCGCGGACCCTGCCCTGCACCACGCTCCAGTTCGAGCGCGGCGCCCTGCCCTCGGGCCAGAGCGTCCAGGGGCTCAACACGCAGACGTTGTCCGGAACGCAGGACCGCTGGGCCGAGTACGTCGAGTTCGCGCCGAACAGCTCCGCCACGTGCACCCATCCGCTGCCCACCGGCGTGAGCGCGGACAGCGTCGTCGCGGCCGAGGTCGGCGTGAACTACCGAGGCCCCGCGAAGGCACAGATGCGCTGGGTCATCGAGGCGTGGGACTACTCGACGAACAGCTGGGCCCTGGTGGGTGACAACACCTTCGCGCAGTCGTGGCGCTGGACGGCCACGTCGCTGGCCCTGCCCACGCCCGCGCGCTTCCTGGCCGGCGGCCCGGTGAAGCTGCGCTACCGCACGGACTCCACCGCCGATGCGTCACTGCTGGACCTGCTCGTCGTGCGCGTACAGGTGGCGGCGAGCGACGCGGGCACTCCCACCGACGCGGGGACTCCCACCGACGCGGGGACTCCCACCGACGCGGGGACTCCCATCGACGCGGGGACTCCGACGGACGCGGGCACGCAGGTGCCCTGGTCGAACGTGAAGAGCTTCACGTACCAGCTCACCAACTATCCGCAGGGGAAGCTCGACGCGATTGCCGCATCGAAGTTCGACCTCGCCATCGTGGAGCTCGTGCGCGACGGTTCCAGCGGCTACTTCACCGCCGCGGAGATTTCGGCGCTCAAGGCCCGGGGCAAGCAGGTGCTCGCCTACTTCGAGATTGGCGCCATCGAGGAGTACCGCCCCGAGTGGAGCCAGGTACCCGCGGACCTGAAGCTCGGCCCCGTGTCCGGCTGGCCCGACGAGCAGTACGTGAAGTACTGGGACGAGCGCTGGTGGCCCATCGTCCAGGGCCGTATCGACCGCGCGCTCGCCGCCGGCTTCAACGGCTGCTACCTCGACATGGTCGTCACGTACGAGGAGATTCCCGCCAACTCCGCCGGCACCAACCGCGCCGACCTCGCGCGGAAGATGGTGGCCCTCATCGCGCGCATCAACACCTACGCGAAGGCGCGCAACCCGGACTTCAAGGTGGTGCCGCAGAACTCACCGGAGCTGGTCGATGACCCGGCCTACCTGCCCGCCATCGACGGGCTGGGCATGGAGGACATGTACTGGTCCGACGACGTGGCCTGCGACGAGGGCTGGTGCGAGGAGAACCGCACCAACGCCGCTCGCGTGCGCGCCGCGGGCAAGCTGGTGCTGTCCACCGACTACGCCACGCAGTCCGCCCACGTCGCGGATGCGTACACCCGCTCGCGCGCCGCGGGCTTCG